AAGAAGCTGCCAAACTGGAACAGCAATTGCAAGTAGAAGCATTGAAGGCTCAAAAAGAGCGGGAAATTGAAGAAGCAAAAGCGCGAGAAGCTGCCACAGTGCAACGCACCAAAATTTTACAAACTAAATCCGTAGAAGAGGAAGAAATTGGCAAAAAATTAGCCATTCAACAAAGCCAGATCGATGCAGATATCGCTTTGGAAGAACGCAACAAACAACTGAAAGTAGCCCAAACATTGCAAAAATGCGAATCAGAATTAGCTGAAATTGCGCGGCTGCAAAATGTAGAAGCTGCCAAACTGCAAGCGCAAGTGCAAGTAGCCGAATCGGAAAGACAAGCAAAATTAGCCCAAGAAGATGTCGCCATTGCAGTTGCTAACAAAAAACGAGACAGTTTCGTTGCGGAAGCACAAAAAGCCAAAGCAGAATCAGCCGTTACAACAGCCAGCGCGGTTGAAAAAGCGGAACGGGATAAGCAACTTTCGATTATCGCAGCTGAGAGGGAAGCGCAAGAACGTCGCATTTCCGATCAAAACGTCGTCGAAATCGATGTTTTCCGACGCAGAAGGCAAGCAGAAATCGCTCAACAAGCGGCAGAGTTGGAAGCAGAAGCTATTCGCACTTTGGCACAAGCTAACCGCGATAAAGCTTTGGCAGAAGCGGAAGGTATTGAAGCGAAGATATCTGCCGAAAATACGATCAGCAATGCCAATCTAAGTGCCAAGATTATTACCGCTATTTGGCCGGAATTGTCAGAGAAACTGCCAGAAATTGTGCAAGCTTTGGCACCGCAGCCGGGTGTTTTGGGCGATACCCGCATTTACTCTTTCCCAGGCGCAAACGGTCACAATGGTAATGGTGCAGGTGATGTGAATAAACTGTTACTTTCAACAAGTGGTTTGGCGCTGATTAACACATTGTTGGAAGATGGAAAGTTAGGAGAAGTAATTGGACAAATCAGTCATTTGGTGCGTAATGATGGCAGTAAACCGTCTGTTTCTTTAGATGGTGAAATGTCAGCAGATGTGAAATTATCGCCGAAAGAGCAACCGACAGTAGCAAAGCGGCAAATTTCTGATTCATCACCTCGAAAAACGACAGCAATGCCAACTTCTCCCGCACAACCTACGGTTATTGGCAAAGATGATAACGGAGGTTTGACATCCTAAATGTAGCTTTTTTATGAA
This portion of the Aerosakkonema funiforme FACHB-1375 genome encodes:
- a CDS encoding flotillin family protein, with the protein product MLFWLTFIQSLPIATVAETAPTQPQTNVNSQDSRSALMAQTLHPAPIQPTLAQADVLGGGVTFFAGLVAALVVLLLVSIWAYTRVYVITPTNEAFVRTGGVFMKKKTVFLNGGCIVLPGFHELTRVPLREISIDVERTGKLAVRTKDYLRADMRVTFYVCITASEEDVLTAAARLSQQGKITPENIKNALEKRADDAIRAAAKTKDLAEIDSDKLGFAQEVLNLVEPDLKRVGLTLNNIAISEIEEGDTYDTNNFFDAQGVRLRTETIQKSIQQKREVELTTQVSIEQKELDAQKRSLQIAQEKEAAKLEQQLQVEALKAQKEREIEEAKAREAATVQRTKILQTKSVEEEEIGKKLAIQQSQIDADIALEERNKQLKVAQTLQKCESELAEIARLQNVEAAKLQAQVQVAESERQAKLAQEDVAIAVANKKRDSFVAEAQKAKAESAVTTASAVEKAERDKQLSIIAAEREAQERRISDQNVVEIDVFRRRRQAEIAQQAAELEAEAIRTLAQANRDKALAEAEGIEAKISAENTISNANLSAKIITAIWPELSEKLPEIVQALAPQPGVLGDTRIYSFPGANGHNGNGAGDVNKLLLSTSGLALINTLLEDGKLGEVIGQISHLVRNDGSKPSVSLDGEMSADVKLSPKEQPTVAKRQISDSSPRKTTAMPTSPAQPTVIGKDDNGGLTS